ctgagcagcgtacggccgcgtcttccttatgccggcaagcaccgccatccccgggccgggcccagcagtcctgcagggacggctccgtcccctggcactccacctgctccagccagatggggccttgccccatcccaaatgcagcctccttcagggcagacagcgcggggccacagcccagctgcctgcacgccaccTCGGCATCCCGCATGTCCCAGGAGTCGTCGCACACCGTCCCCCAGGAGCCACGGTGCCAGACCTCCACTCTGCCAGAGCACCCATCCTCGCCTCCCACGGCAcgaatcttctccctgtctggagaaagcaaagacctcccaaggcactgagacagcccgcagagccctgccagacaagaagggtacacagaggagcagctcaatacctgtgcagctcgtggagttggggcacggggccaatggggcCGGGGACCTTTCTGGGCGTccccctgaagagagaaacactgtagtgaaggggctggttgggggatggtgcagaagagagcgaggctgagctctgcttgtgcctccccgtaccatctttgtcacggcagcaactgaaccccggtcattcagcgggcatgcgcaggcctggggggaccctgattgctcagcccctaaaggtccctggttcacagagcagcagtagtgtgtctgtggaggggaggctcttctgagccctgtctggtctcttctgagacctcacctggggatgcctctgcctccgccaggcgctgctggcaacctgggtggcaactgctgctggatgtgtgtggctgtggtcacatttgtgccaccggggtgacatggaaaggaaaagcccctccaagctctttctctgcctttgtggcagcggggagcaggagctggggtgacaCTGGTGCCCGAGTGGCTCAGAGTTACCTTTGCAGGTGATGTGGATCTCGTCTCGCAGGTCTTCGCATGACTGCGGGTCCCAGGGAGTGGagggacactgccagaaggagctggttttctccccacactgcacattatccagccacgcagggccagacaccctgccatagggcaggcgtgtttccagggatcctccgtccccgcagcccagctccttgcatgCCAGCGACACCGTATCGGGAGTCATCGAGTTGGAGCAAATGCTCCCCCACGTCCCGTTGTAGAAAACCTGCAGGCGCCCGGAGCAGCCgtcgctgttctccagcctgagggccatgaactctgggaggaaaggcagcaagggggaagaggctggtctggggctgtgggagaggggacgccTCTGCGCTCGCcaggccctcagccaggcaggggcacggccagcacgtcccccttgcacccaggggcagagggaggtccctgagggggactgagggtccgcaggacaggctcgggcaggagcttagaggcagccagggacagccttggccaTGCGCGGCTCTCCCCACGTCCTGGCCTCCCCGGGAACcaggctcccaccacaccacccagcacagacctgagcagatgactcccgcgtcctctttgtgcccacagtcgtgctgcccccagggccccgcagggcagtcccagagagcagcttcGGCCCCGGAGCAATTCACGGCACCCATCCAGatctgcccagagccttccccgaaccgagcggagccggccacctccaccgcccctccacagcccagctgctggcaaacgacggcagcatcagagaggtcccagccatcatcgcagacagtcccccagctgccctggtagtagatctccactctcccggcgcagcgcccggccccgttcaccagccggacctgccggctccctgcagtggggagaaaccccagttgctgccaggggctggctgcccacccaccccatcatctggggggcccgggcagtgccgctcaccccggcaaatgactcccacgtcctccgcaacccctgctgccagcgcactctcgggcagggaggtgttgcagaggctcaggttggtctcatgccctgcgcaccggacccctcgcagccctacggggcccgtccctcgctcaggctttggggggttgtaggctgtctctgcctgtccgcactgcagctgccggcacaccacgttggcctcctgcacatcccactggtcgtccaggactctgccccaagtcccgcgctggaagatctccactcgcccgtcgcaccggctccctccacccaccagccgcagggatgcaaagccggctgaccctgcggagagcagagatgccacggccattggcggcactggggagcacggcacccttcaggagcaggaggagggggaattcTCCGACCAAACAGGGCAAGATTGAGCCTTGGGCCGACGAGAAGTGAGGGCAAAGCATGGGCCCGctctgcagctcacacccagctctgctgctgctgagggcacccaggagctcctgcctgggtggtgggatgaagctctgcagggcgctctgtggaggtgggatgtggttgtctgcagccagagggtggagcagagccccgcagccccgtcctggattcatcccacagtaggaaaagccaggaggccaggcctggcagtggcgctgccctgggggcagatgcctgcttccgttcagccctcagctctcccacggtagagcagtcagtctgagcaggcaaagccctccagaaggctgctggggaagcaagggtttctccagggagaaattcagcctggggctgctctgggagccctgctttgggtggccatgtcgcacacaaagggcaaatggagttaatgcagcattttcccggcactcacctgagcaaatgacagcggcgttgttcccatgggagcagggtgaggcccccagggtgatcactgggcactgtcccaggtgggcttcagtcccgtcacagtggaatgagtctctccagacaggtccggttcctctcccaaaatgccctcctccaggaatggactcagcaaacccgcagttgagttgacgacagagaacgtgggcatccgagagatgccagcgggaggcacagagggtgccccaggtccccaacacctggacctccactctccccgcacacgccgtgctgccgttcaccagcctgaaccctgtgtactctggggacagaggaagagaactgAGGGTGGACCGGTGCTCTTGTACCCTCGGTAGCTGGCGGAGCGGCCAGCGGGacagcatgcctttcttctccttctgccctattttcatgctgcagacaacccatcaccccttctgtcctcgtgcccggtccttgctctgtttcccaccctgggatccagcaccccaccctgagtccttacttgtgcaggtgacaacagcgctgttcatgtgggtgcagggctggtccctgggggaccccctggggcaggaggcgaggagggattcattccccacacactgcagctctccggcccagatgggacccaccccttcttcaaagggagctggcccagccacaggcagggccacaccgcactgcaactccctgcagaccacaccagcagctttggcaccaaagtgggagtcacagacagttttccactggtccccgtcatggacctccacacgtcctgagcagtggctcttcccttccaccagacggacaaatcctggagaaaccaaaccaactgagagctctctggcagttaaatgtcctctttcccacatcacctccaagcaagctgtgaccaaatTACCCATTgtgcatcccagaggaagctgttgggggactgttggtgacacaaacatgtccaggccccccagcaccccttcacTACACCATCAGAGCACTCAAGGTcatgtgtctattgcagacacacagcagacgctgcagaccatggtggcacctttgggaccaaggtgtgagtcacagacagttttccaagggtccccgtcatggatcactatatgtccttagcaggggctattccctctgaccaaccagccagatcccagagcaaccaaagacccctgggaggtcccacagccctctggcagtcccctgaccatatcccacgtccaaggtggcctaaggcaaaaagccccacgaccaccccagcggctctcagggggtgctgatggcacaaatacagcagggcccgcctgccgctcctcagaaatcagcccagcacttgtgggcttgcttctctcccaaacccactgccacgggcactgctcagacaaactgctgctgccccacaggccttgggctgcccggcactggtccctgggcactgcagctcccagagcacttgggctccagggaaatgagcccaggcgctgttgcctgctgcagcttgctctgccccatggagctcagggcctcatgaggaacctcttggtgccaccagaaacgtgccctcttcccaggggggtcttgggctgtggggcactgctggtagatgggacatgtCACAGGGCAAAAGAagagtgaggctgtacctgcggtcggtgtctgtgccagcccctgctccggcacctgcccagcaaaaaggtcctcagccatggccagagtgcgctgctggatgctcatgtccctggacaacagccaggcggagggcgggagagtggacagagagcaaccctgggcttacacgagctcccagtgcaagggcaggcacaggggagtgccagtaaatgctggcaaacccaaaagtgcaaggcagccaggggctgggacagacatgagaggctgggcagcaggtcagccctcctggacggggccatgtccccacgggcaggctctcatggggtgaccctgggaaaggtgccacatgccaccccgctcctcagaccaggccaagcgctcctcctctccaagcaacccctttgattcagccaagggacttgtgtctgccagggagcacaaccccaaagtagctagccatctcacgcccttccccggtactgtgggtggccacctgggtcactcttggtgcctctgcatggggggacctggcccttggcactgccagacaggtcctgggtgaacaggaggagaaagatgggaatcaacagacaatgcagggcagggtgggggattaatcAGAGCCAgtgcaggggccaggcagggtatgggcacccttgggcaggttcccactggCCTTTCCCGAGGGAccggggacaccagcaatgacagtcccagctcggcagtgcAACCGGCCACGttgaacaatgctccggtgcccacttgttgctccctgaggacaagccaggtctcttcacccgtcccagccccacagaaggggaataggctctgcccttacctgaacacatcactccagcgtcctcaGCATGAACGCAGTCATTTTCACCCCATCCTCTGTGttggcagtcagacagggcagattcggtgccattacagccaacatcatccatccaaatggggccagatcctggcccaaagtgtCCATAccgaggagctccaacagcagacccacagcccagctgcttacaaaccactgccgcatcgtgcATGTCCCAGTCGtcaccacacacggtcccccactggccctgttgtttcacctccactctcccagcacagcgcctgccgccatccaccagcctcacctccacagcaccttcaaacactgacacaggaccaGTCAGGACAGTGCTGAGCCCACCGGCACTGTGGGTCTGGGGGAACCCCTGCCCGGGTGGagtcagaggtgccagggtgggagcccactcccctccaggctgtccccggggtagtgcagggtcctttctatctccatgggctgtgcaaggctggggatgcccagttccagccctgctggctcattcgtggccccacagactttggcaccccagccttccttccaccccaatgaccccctgcaacctgcccccggcccatgcccacccagggcacccgttcctccccagccagcaccccgagaagagacctgcccccaccaggactcccccaagcacacactgctgcttctgcccagggccccgagctcccctggaccacagcctgccctgggcatctgccaggacatcctccaccctcaggcctttctgtgtcccctgcgGTGCAACATGATGGTCCCAGTGAGCCCTCCCAACCCATGgcccctccttgtccttgggcatcagcccagccctgcccttgtctgggatcccccagaaggtcccctctctgccagcctgtgggaacacaccccccagttcccttgtctccacaggcacagcctgcacCGCCtcaagctggagctcaccccagtgttcagcaccccaccctgagtccttacttgtgcaggtgacaacagcgctgctcatgtgggtgcagggctggtccctgggggaccccctggggcaggaggcgaggagggattcattccccacacactgcagctctccggcccagatgggacccaccccttcttcaaagggagctggcccagccacaggcagggccacaccgcactgcaactccctgcagaccacaccagcagctttggcaccaaagtgggagtcacagacagttttccactggtccccgtcatggacctccacatGTCCTGAGCAGCggttcttcccttccaccagacggacaaatcctggagaaaccaaaccaactgagagctctctggcagttaaatgcccactttcccacatcacctccaagcaagctgtgaccaattTACCCATtgcgcatcccagaggaagctgttgggggactgttggtgacacagACACGTccagaccccccagcaccccttctctacaccatcacagcactcaaggtcatgtgtctattgcagacacacagcagatgctgcagaccatggtggcacctttgggaccaaagtgtgagtcacagacagttttccaagggtccccgtcatggatcactatatgtccttagcaggggctattccctctgaccaaccagccagatcccagagcaaccaaagacccctgggaggtcccacagccctctggcagtcccctgaccatatcccacgtccaaggtggcctaaggcaaaaagccccacgaccaccccagcggctctcagggggtgctgatggcacaaacacagcagggcccgcctgccgctcctcagaaatcagcccagcacttgtgggcttgcttctctcccaaacccactgccacgggcactgctcagacaaactgctgctgccccacaggccttgggctgcccggcactggtccctgggcactgcagctcccagagcacttgggctccagggaaatgagcccaggcgctgttgcctgctgcagcttgctctgccccatggagctccgcgccaggcatgaggaacctcttggtgccaccagaaacgtgccctcttcccaggggggtcttgggctgtggggcactgctggtag
The Calonectris borealis unplaced genomic scaffold, bCalBor7.hap1.2 HAP1_SCAFFOLD_40, whole genome shotgun sequence genome window above contains:
- the LOC142076257 gene encoding antigen WC1.1-like — its product is MRDAEVACRQLGCGPALSALKEAAFGMGQGPIWLEQVECQGTEPSLQDCWARPGDGGACRHKEDAAVRCSATPRTTASPPRADPTRGRLSSSGRVSVPVIICIILGALLCLLLAFLAGQVLRARAGRRGLIP